One Actinospica robiniae DSM 44927 genomic region harbors:
- a CDS encoding alpha/beta fold hydrolase: protein MDVVRRNNVTISGRPEGPVVMLAHGFGCDQNMWRLVEPVLAECFQVVRFDYVGSGRSDPSAWDPRRYGTLAGYAADVLEICAELDLTDVVFVGHSVSAMVGVIAAAEAPKRFARLVMVGPSPRYIDDPATGYAGGFTAADIDGLLESLESNYLGWSAAMAPAIMGNPDRPELGTELTNSFCATDPGMAAVFARTTFLSDSRADLASVNLPTLVLECSQDIIAPRQVGAFVHAAIPGSVLITLDATGHCPQLSAPEATARAIADFVGAARG, encoded by the coding sequence ATGGACGTGGTCCGGAGGAACAATGTGACGATCAGCGGCCGGCCCGAGGGGCCGGTGGTCATGCTGGCGCACGGATTCGGCTGCGATCAGAACATGTGGCGTCTCGTGGAACCGGTGCTGGCCGAGTGTTTCCAGGTGGTGCGCTTCGACTACGTGGGCTCGGGCCGCTCGGACCCCTCGGCCTGGGACCCGCGGCGCTACGGCACTCTGGCGGGGTACGCGGCCGACGTGCTCGAGATCTGCGCCGAACTCGACCTGACCGACGTGGTGTTCGTGGGACATTCCGTCAGCGCGATGGTCGGGGTGATCGCGGCGGCCGAAGCGCCGAAGCGGTTCGCCCGGCTGGTCATGGTCGGTCCGTCCCCGCGCTACATCGACGACCCGGCGACCGGGTATGCCGGCGGGTTCACCGCGGCGGACATCGACGGTTTGCTCGAGTCGCTGGAAAGCAACTATCTGGGGTGGTCGGCCGCGATGGCCCCGGCGATCATGGGCAACCCGGACCGTCCGGAGCTCGGGACGGAACTGACCAACAGCTTCTGCGCCACCGACCCCGGCATGGCGGCGGTGTTCGCACGCACCACGTTCCTGTCCGACTCCCGGGCCGATCTGGCCTCGGTGAACCTGCCCACGCTGGTGCTCGAGTGCTCCCAGGACATCATCGCGCCGCGCCAGGTCGGCGCCTTCGTGCACGCCGCCATCCCGGGCAGCGTCCTGATCACCCTGGACGCCACCGGCCACTGCCCGCAGCTGAGCGCGCCGGAGGCCACCGCGCGGGCCATCGCGGATTTCGTCGGCGCTGC